A single Nicotiana tabacum cultivar K326 chromosome 5, ASM71507v2, whole genome shotgun sequence DNA region contains:
- the LOC107770252 gene encoding psbP domain-containing protein 7, chloroplastic yields the protein MHPYLHPQTTTSLNRVYMTQPSDNQKDRIQEVTIRPSNQFAPLESVFRRRLLVGIGTASLVAVGADFAGVTSSLLGLLPDSARSLRLDVIYPIGGYSRCLDAIEGFEFIYPSNWVGDQTVLYRAARKLERSLDPPPLSNDDRRRKNVNEPVVAFGPPGSNGELNVSVIVSPVSIDFSIETFGGAKEVGEAIVQTITGSGKLPDVKGTLIQANVREDSSSRNLKYYTLEFKVESPAFRRHNVAVCCIKGGKLFTLNSQAPESIWPKVKTDFYRIADSFSLTS from the exons ATGCATCCTTATCTTCATCCGCAAACAACTACGTCCCTTAACCGAGTATATATGACTCAGCCATCCGATAATCAGAAAGACAGAATCCAGGAGGTGACAATACGCCCGTCTAACCAATTTGCACCACTCGAATCAGTTTTCAGGCGGCGGCTACTTGTGGGGATTGGCACAGCATCTCTGGTTGCAGTGGGCGCCGATTTTGCTGGAGTCACTAGTTCCCTACTAGGCCTGTTGCCGGATAGTGCTCGGAGTCTTAGGCTTGATGTAATTTATCCTATTGGAGGTTATAGCCGATGCCTTGATGCGATTGAAGGATTTG AGTTTATATATCCATCAAATTGGGTGGGAGATCAGACAGTATTGTATCGAGCAGCGAGAAAATTAGAAAGATCACTGGATCCACCACCTCTGAGCAATGATGATCGGAGGCGGAAGAATGTAAATGAGCCGGTTGTTGCATTTGGTCCACCGGGGTCAAATGGAGAGCTCAATGTTAGCGTCATTGTCTCACCAGTTTCTATTGATTTCTC GATAGAGACATTTGGAGGAGCAAAGGAAGTAGGAGAAGCTATAGTGCAGACTATAACAGGATCAGGCAAACTCCCTGATGTAAAGGGAACATTAATTCAAGCAAATGTAAGAGAAGATTCTTCGTCGAGGAATCTGAAATACTACACATTGGAATTCAAAGTTGAGAGCCCTGCATTCCGGAGACACAATGTTGCTGTATGCTGTATCAAGGGAGGAAAGTTATTCACTTTGAATTCCCAGGCTCCAGAGTCCATCTGGCCAAAGGTGAAAACTGATTTCTACAGAATAGCTGATTCTTTTAGCTTAACATCATGA